Proteins encoded in a region of the Phoenix dactylifera cultivar Barhee BC4 chromosome 3, palm_55x_up_171113_PBpolish2nd_filt_p, whole genome shotgun sequence genome:
- the LOC103702864 gene encoding nuclear transcription factor Y subunit B-like isoform X15 yields the protein MAEAPASPGGGGGGSHDSGGEQSPRSTVREQDRFLPIANISRIMKKALPANAKIAKDAKETVQEASDKCQREKRKTINGDDLLWAMATLGFEDYIEPLKLYLQKYREMEGDSKLSAKGGDSSARTDAAGPQAGNQPGTSTQGQMGQQGSFTQGMNYMQPQVIHNGDISS from the exons ATGGCGGAGGCACCGGCGAGccccggcggcggcggtggaggaAGCCACGATAGCGGCGGCGAGCAGAGCCCCCGATCCACCGTCCGCGAGCAGGATCGCTTCCTCCCCATCGCCAACATCAGCCGCATCATGAAGAAGGCCCTCCCCGCCAACGCCAAGATCGCCAAGGACGCCAAGGAGACCGTCCAGGA AGCGAGCGATAAGTGccagagggagaagaggaagacgatCAATGGCGATGATTTGCTCTGGGCGATGGCGACGTTGGGATTCGAAGATTACATCGAGCCGCTGAAGTTGTACCTACAGAAATATAGAGAG ATGGAG GGTGATAGTAAGTTATCTGCAAAAGGTGGAGACAGCTCTGCTAGGACAGATGCAGCAGGCCCTCAAGCTGGAAATCAACCTGGTACAAGTACCCAAGGG CAGATGGGTCAACAAGGATCTTTTACTCAAGGAATGAACTATATGCAACCTCAGGTA ATCCATAATGGGGATATCTCAAGCTGA
- the LOC103702864 gene encoding nuclear transcription factor Y subunit B-like isoform X3, translated as MAEAPASPGGGGGGSHDSGGEQSPRSTVREQDRFLPIANISRIMKKALPANAKIAKDAKETVQECVSEFISFITSEASDKCQREKRKTINGDDLLWAMATLGFEDYIEPLKLYLQKYREMEGDSKLSAKGGDSSARTDAAGPQAGNQPGTSTQGVSQMGQQGSFTQGMNYMQPQVIHNGDISS; from the exons ATGGCGGAGGCACCGGCGAGccccggcggcggcggtggaggaAGCCACGATAGCGGCGGCGAGCAGAGCCCCCGATCCACCGTCCGCGAGCAGGATCGCTTCCTCCCCATCGCCAACATCAGCCGCATCATGAAGAAGGCCCTCCCCGCCAACGCCAAGATCGCCAAGGACGCCAAGGAGACCGTCCAGGAGTGCGTCTCCGAGTTCATCAGCTTCATTACCAGCGA AGCGAGCGATAAGTGccagagggagaagaggaagacgatCAATGGCGATGATTTGCTCTGGGCGATGGCGACGTTGGGATTCGAAGATTACATCGAGCCGCTGAAGTTGTACCTACAGAAATATAGAGAG ATGGAG GGTGATAGTAAGTTATCTGCAAAAGGTGGAGACAGCTCTGCTAGGACAGATGCAGCAGGCCCTCAAGCTGGAAATCAACCTGGTACAAGTACCCAAGGGGTATCA CAGATGGGTCAACAAGGATCTTTTACTCAAGGAATGAACTATATGCAACCTCAGGTA ATCCATAATGGGGATATCTCAAGCTGA
- the LOC103702864 gene encoding nuclear transcription factor Y subunit B-like isoform X5, producing the protein MAEAPASPGGGGGGSHDSGGEQSPRSTVREQDRFLPIANISRIMKKALPANAKIAKDAKETVQECVSEFISFITSEASDKCQREKRKTINGDDLLWAMATLGFEDYIEPLKLYLQKYREMEGDSKLSAKGGDSSARTDAAGPQAGNQPGTSTQGVSMGQQGSFTQGMNYMQPQVIHNGDISS; encoded by the exons ATGGCGGAGGCACCGGCGAGccccggcggcggcggtggaggaAGCCACGATAGCGGCGGCGAGCAGAGCCCCCGATCCACCGTCCGCGAGCAGGATCGCTTCCTCCCCATCGCCAACATCAGCCGCATCATGAAGAAGGCCCTCCCCGCCAACGCCAAGATCGCCAAGGACGCCAAGGAGACCGTCCAGGAGTGCGTCTCCGAGTTCATCAGCTTCATTACCAGCGA AGCGAGCGATAAGTGccagagggagaagaggaagacgatCAATGGCGATGATTTGCTCTGGGCGATGGCGACGTTGGGATTCGAAGATTACATCGAGCCGCTGAAGTTGTACCTACAGAAATATAGAGAG ATGGAG GGTGATAGTAAGTTATCTGCAAAAGGTGGAGACAGCTCTGCTAGGACAGATGCAGCAGGCCCTCAAGCTGGAAATCAACCTGGTACAAGTACCCAAGGGGTATCA ATGGGTCAACAAGGATCTTTTACTCAAGGAATGAACTATATGCAACCTCAGGTA ATCCATAATGGGGATATCTCAAGCTGA
- the LOC103702864 gene encoding nuclear transcription factor Y subunit B-like isoform X4 — protein sequence MAEAPASPGGGGGGSHDSGGEQSPRSTVREQDRFLPIANISRIMKKALPANAKIAKDAKETVQECVSEFISFITSEASDKCQREKRKTINGDDLLWAMATLGFEDYIEPLKLYLQKYREMEGDSKLSAKGGDSSARTDAAGPQAGNQPGTSTQGVSQMGQQGSFTQGMNYMQPQIHNGDISS from the exons ATGGCGGAGGCACCGGCGAGccccggcggcggcggtggaggaAGCCACGATAGCGGCGGCGAGCAGAGCCCCCGATCCACCGTCCGCGAGCAGGATCGCTTCCTCCCCATCGCCAACATCAGCCGCATCATGAAGAAGGCCCTCCCCGCCAACGCCAAGATCGCCAAGGACGCCAAGGAGACCGTCCAGGAGTGCGTCTCCGAGTTCATCAGCTTCATTACCAGCGA AGCGAGCGATAAGTGccagagggagaagaggaagacgatCAATGGCGATGATTTGCTCTGGGCGATGGCGACGTTGGGATTCGAAGATTACATCGAGCCGCTGAAGTTGTACCTACAGAAATATAGAGAG ATGGAG GGTGATAGTAAGTTATCTGCAAAAGGTGGAGACAGCTCTGCTAGGACAGATGCAGCAGGCCCTCAAGCTGGAAATCAACCTGGTACAAGTACCCAAGGGGTATCA CAGATGGGTCAACAAGGATCTTTTACTCAAGGAATGAACTATATGCAACCTCAG ATCCATAATGGGGATATCTCAAGCTGA
- the LOC103702864 gene encoding nuclear transcription factor Y subunit B-like isoform X7 codes for MAEAPASPGGGGGGSHDSGGEQSPRSTVREQDRFLPIANISRIMKKALPANAKIAKDAKETVQECVSEFISFITSEASDKCQREKRKTINGDDLLWAMATLGFEDYIEPLKLYLQKYREMEGDSKLSAKGGDSSARTDAAGPQAGNQPGTSTQGQMGQQGSFTQGMNYMQPQVIHNGDISS; via the exons ATGGCGGAGGCACCGGCGAGccccggcggcggcggtggaggaAGCCACGATAGCGGCGGCGAGCAGAGCCCCCGATCCACCGTCCGCGAGCAGGATCGCTTCCTCCCCATCGCCAACATCAGCCGCATCATGAAGAAGGCCCTCCCCGCCAACGCCAAGATCGCCAAGGACGCCAAGGAGACCGTCCAGGAGTGCGTCTCCGAGTTCATCAGCTTCATTACCAGCGA AGCGAGCGATAAGTGccagagggagaagaggaagacgatCAATGGCGATGATTTGCTCTGGGCGATGGCGACGTTGGGATTCGAAGATTACATCGAGCCGCTGAAGTTGTACCTACAGAAATATAGAGAG ATGGAG GGTGATAGTAAGTTATCTGCAAAAGGTGGAGACAGCTCTGCTAGGACAGATGCAGCAGGCCCTCAAGCTGGAAATCAACCTGGTACAAGTACCCAAGGG CAGATGGGTCAACAAGGATCTTTTACTCAAGGAATGAACTATATGCAACCTCAGGTA ATCCATAATGGGGATATCTCAAGCTGA
- the LOC103702864 gene encoding nuclear transcription factor Y subunit B-like isoform X11, producing MAEAPASPGGGGGGSHDSGGEQSPRSTVREQDRFLPIANISRIMKKALPANAKIAKDAKETVQEASDKCQREKRKTINGDDLLWAMATLGFEDYIEPLKLYLQKYREMEGDSKLSAKGGDSSARTDAAGPQAGNQPADGSTRIFYSRNELYATSVIGKESKSSWKELTCWVYRLYLC from the exons ATGGCGGAGGCACCGGCGAGccccggcggcggcggtggaggaAGCCACGATAGCGGCGGCGAGCAGAGCCCCCGATCCACCGTCCGCGAGCAGGATCGCTTCCTCCCCATCGCCAACATCAGCCGCATCATGAAGAAGGCCCTCCCCGCCAACGCCAAGATCGCCAAGGACGCCAAGGAGACCGTCCAGGA AGCGAGCGATAAGTGccagagggagaagaggaagacgatCAATGGCGATGATTTGCTCTGGGCGATGGCGACGTTGGGATTCGAAGATTACATCGAGCCGCTGAAGTTGTACCTACAGAAATATAGAGAG ATGGAG GGTGATAGTAAGTTATCTGCAAAAGGTGGAGACAGCTCTGCTAGGACAGATGCAGCAGGCCCTCAAGCTGGAAATCAACCTG CAGATGGGTCAACAAGGATCTTTTACTCAAGGAATGAACTATATGCAACCTCAG TAATTGGCAAGGAATCAAAGTCTTCATGGAAAGAACTGACTTGCTGGGTCTACAGGCTATATCTCTGCTAA
- the LOC103702864 gene encoding nuclear transcription factor Y subunit B-like isoform X13, translating to MAEAPASPGGGGGGSHDSGGEQSPRSTVREQDRFLPIANISRIMKKALPANAKIAKDAKETVQECVSEFISFITSEASDKCQREKRKTINGDDLLWAMATLGFEDYIEPLKLYLQKYREMEGDSKLSAKGGDSSARTDAAGPQAGNQPGTSTQGQMGQQGSFTQGMNYMQPQ from the exons ATGGCGGAGGCACCGGCGAGccccggcggcggcggtggaggaAGCCACGATAGCGGCGGCGAGCAGAGCCCCCGATCCACCGTCCGCGAGCAGGATCGCTTCCTCCCCATCGCCAACATCAGCCGCATCATGAAGAAGGCCCTCCCCGCCAACGCCAAGATCGCCAAGGACGCCAAGGAGACCGTCCAGGAGTGCGTCTCCGAGTTCATCAGCTTCATTACCAGCGA AGCGAGCGATAAGTGccagagggagaagaggaagacgatCAATGGCGATGATTTGCTCTGGGCGATGGCGACGTTGGGATTCGAAGATTACATCGAGCCGCTGAAGTTGTACCTACAGAAATATAGAGAG ATGGAG GGTGATAGTAAGTTATCTGCAAAAGGTGGAGACAGCTCTGCTAGGACAGATGCAGCAGGCCCTCAAGCTGGAAATCAACCTGGTACAAGTACCCAAGGG CAGATGGGTCAACAAGGATCTTTTACTCAAGGAATGAACTATATGCAACCTCAG TAA
- the LOC103702864 gene encoding nuclear transcription factor Y subunit B-like isoform X8: MAEAPASPGGGGGGSHDSGGEQSPRSTVREQDRFLPIANISRIMKKALPANAKIAKDAKETVQECVSEFISFITSEASDKCQREKRKTINGDDLLWAMATLGFEDYIEPLKLYLQKYREMEGDSKLSAKGGDSSARTDAAGPQAGNQPGTSTQGQMGQQGSFTQGMNYMQPQIHNGDISS; the protein is encoded by the exons ATGGCGGAGGCACCGGCGAGccccggcggcggcggtggaggaAGCCACGATAGCGGCGGCGAGCAGAGCCCCCGATCCACCGTCCGCGAGCAGGATCGCTTCCTCCCCATCGCCAACATCAGCCGCATCATGAAGAAGGCCCTCCCCGCCAACGCCAAGATCGCCAAGGACGCCAAGGAGACCGTCCAGGAGTGCGTCTCCGAGTTCATCAGCTTCATTACCAGCGA AGCGAGCGATAAGTGccagagggagaagaggaagacgatCAATGGCGATGATTTGCTCTGGGCGATGGCGACGTTGGGATTCGAAGATTACATCGAGCCGCTGAAGTTGTACCTACAGAAATATAGAGAG ATGGAG GGTGATAGTAAGTTATCTGCAAAAGGTGGAGACAGCTCTGCTAGGACAGATGCAGCAGGCCCTCAAGCTGGAAATCAACCTGGTACAAGTACCCAAGGG CAGATGGGTCAACAAGGATCTTTTACTCAAGGAATGAACTATATGCAACCTCAG ATCCATAATGGGGATATCTCAAGCTGA
- the LOC103702864 gene encoding nuclear transcription factor Y subunit B-like isoform X14: MAEAPASPGGGGGGSHDSGGEQSPRSTVREQDRFLPIANISRIMKKALPANAKIAKDAKETVQECVSEFISFITSEASDKCQREKRKTINGDDLLWAMATLGFEDYIEPLKLYLQKYREMEGDSKLSAKGGDSSARTDAAGPQAGNQPGTSTQGMGQQGSFTQGMNYMQPQ, from the exons ATGGCGGAGGCACCGGCGAGccccggcggcggcggtggaggaAGCCACGATAGCGGCGGCGAGCAGAGCCCCCGATCCACCGTCCGCGAGCAGGATCGCTTCCTCCCCATCGCCAACATCAGCCGCATCATGAAGAAGGCCCTCCCCGCCAACGCCAAGATCGCCAAGGACGCCAAGGAGACCGTCCAGGAGTGCGTCTCCGAGTTCATCAGCTTCATTACCAGCGA AGCGAGCGATAAGTGccagagggagaagaggaagacgatCAATGGCGATGATTTGCTCTGGGCGATGGCGACGTTGGGATTCGAAGATTACATCGAGCCGCTGAAGTTGTACCTACAGAAATATAGAGAG ATGGAG GGTGATAGTAAGTTATCTGCAAAAGGTGGAGACAGCTCTGCTAGGACAGATGCAGCAGGCCCTCAAGCTGGAAATCAACCTGGTACAAGTACCCAAGGG ATGGGTCAACAAGGATCTTTTACTCAAGGAATGAACTATATGCAACCTCAG TAA
- the LOC103702864 gene encoding nuclear transcription factor Y subunit B-like isoform X10, with amino-acid sequence MAEAPASPGGGGGGSHDSGGEQSPRSTVREQDRFLPIANISRIMKKALPANAKIAKDAKETVQECVSEFISFITSEASDKCQREKRKTINGDDLLWAMATLGFEDYIEPLKLYLQKYREMEGDSKLSAKGGDSSARTDAAGPQAGNQPGTSTQGMGQQGSFTQGMNYMQPQIHNGDISS; translated from the exons ATGGCGGAGGCACCGGCGAGccccggcggcggcggtggaggaAGCCACGATAGCGGCGGCGAGCAGAGCCCCCGATCCACCGTCCGCGAGCAGGATCGCTTCCTCCCCATCGCCAACATCAGCCGCATCATGAAGAAGGCCCTCCCCGCCAACGCCAAGATCGCCAAGGACGCCAAGGAGACCGTCCAGGAGTGCGTCTCCGAGTTCATCAGCTTCATTACCAGCGA AGCGAGCGATAAGTGccagagggagaagaggaagacgatCAATGGCGATGATTTGCTCTGGGCGATGGCGACGTTGGGATTCGAAGATTACATCGAGCCGCTGAAGTTGTACCTACAGAAATATAGAGAG ATGGAG GGTGATAGTAAGTTATCTGCAAAAGGTGGAGACAGCTCTGCTAGGACAGATGCAGCAGGCCCTCAAGCTGGAAATCAACCTGGTACAAGTACCCAAGGG ATGGGTCAACAAGGATCTTTTACTCAAGGAATGAACTATATGCAACCTCAG ATCCATAATGGGGATATCTCAAGCTGA
- the LOC103702864 gene encoding nuclear transcription factor Y subunit B-like isoform X9 produces the protein MAEAPASPGGGGGGSHDSGGEQSPRSTVREQDRFLPIANISRIMKKALPANAKIAKDAKETVQECVSEFISFITSEASDKCQREKRKTINGDDLLWAMATLGFEDYIEPLKLYLQKYREMEGDSKLSAKGGDSSARTDAAGPQAGNQPGTSTQGMGQQGSFTQGMNYMQPQVIHNGDISS, from the exons ATGGCGGAGGCACCGGCGAGccccggcggcggcggtggaggaAGCCACGATAGCGGCGGCGAGCAGAGCCCCCGATCCACCGTCCGCGAGCAGGATCGCTTCCTCCCCATCGCCAACATCAGCCGCATCATGAAGAAGGCCCTCCCCGCCAACGCCAAGATCGCCAAGGACGCCAAGGAGACCGTCCAGGAGTGCGTCTCCGAGTTCATCAGCTTCATTACCAGCGA AGCGAGCGATAAGTGccagagggagaagaggaagacgatCAATGGCGATGATTTGCTCTGGGCGATGGCGACGTTGGGATTCGAAGATTACATCGAGCCGCTGAAGTTGTACCTACAGAAATATAGAGAG ATGGAG GGTGATAGTAAGTTATCTGCAAAAGGTGGAGACAGCTCTGCTAGGACAGATGCAGCAGGCCCTCAAGCTGGAAATCAACCTGGTACAAGTACCCAAGGG ATGGGTCAACAAGGATCTTTTACTCAAGGAATGAACTATATGCAACCTCAGGTA ATCCATAATGGGGATATCTCAAGCTGA
- the LOC103702864 gene encoding nuclear transcription factor Y subunit B-like isoform X6, giving the protein MAEAPASPGGGGGGSHDSGGEQSPRSTVREQDRFLPIANISRIMKKALPANAKIAKDAKETVQECVSEFISFITSEASDKCQREKRKTINGDDLLWAMATLGFEDYIEPLKLYLQKYREMEGDSKLSAKGGDSSARTDAAGPQAGNQPGTSTQGVSMGQQGSFTQGMNYMQPQIHNGDISS; this is encoded by the exons ATGGCGGAGGCACCGGCGAGccccggcggcggcggtggaggaAGCCACGATAGCGGCGGCGAGCAGAGCCCCCGATCCACCGTCCGCGAGCAGGATCGCTTCCTCCCCATCGCCAACATCAGCCGCATCATGAAGAAGGCCCTCCCCGCCAACGCCAAGATCGCCAAGGACGCCAAGGAGACCGTCCAGGAGTGCGTCTCCGAGTTCATCAGCTTCATTACCAGCGA AGCGAGCGATAAGTGccagagggagaagaggaagacgatCAATGGCGATGATTTGCTCTGGGCGATGGCGACGTTGGGATTCGAAGATTACATCGAGCCGCTGAAGTTGTACCTACAGAAATATAGAGAG ATGGAG GGTGATAGTAAGTTATCTGCAAAAGGTGGAGACAGCTCTGCTAGGACAGATGCAGCAGGCCCTCAAGCTGGAAATCAACCTGGTACAAGTACCCAAGGGGTATCA ATGGGTCAACAAGGATCTTTTACTCAAGGAATGAACTATATGCAACCTCAG ATCCATAATGGGGATATCTCAAGCTGA
- the LOC103702864 gene encoding nuclear transcription factor Y subunit B-like isoform X1, translating to MAEAPASPGGGGGGSHDSGGEQSPRSTVREQDRFLPIANISRIMKKALPANAKIAKDAKETVQECVSEFISFITSEASDKCQREKRKTINGDDLLWAMATLGFEDYIEPLKLYLQKYREMEGDSKLSAKGGDSSARTDAAGPQAGNQPADGSTRIFYSRNELYATSVIGKESKSSWKELTCWVYRLYLC from the exons ATGGCGGAGGCACCGGCGAGccccggcggcggcggtggaggaAGCCACGATAGCGGCGGCGAGCAGAGCCCCCGATCCACCGTCCGCGAGCAGGATCGCTTCCTCCCCATCGCCAACATCAGCCGCATCATGAAGAAGGCCCTCCCCGCCAACGCCAAGATCGCCAAGGACGCCAAGGAGACCGTCCAGGAGTGCGTCTCCGAGTTCATCAGCTTCATTACCAGCGA AGCGAGCGATAAGTGccagagggagaagaggaagacgatCAATGGCGATGATTTGCTCTGGGCGATGGCGACGTTGGGATTCGAAGATTACATCGAGCCGCTGAAGTTGTACCTACAGAAATATAGAGAG ATGGAG GGTGATAGTAAGTTATCTGCAAAAGGTGGAGACAGCTCTGCTAGGACAGATGCAGCAGGCCCTCAAGCTGGAAATCAACCTG CAGATGGGTCAACAAGGATCTTTTACTCAAGGAATGAACTATATGCAACCTCAG TAATTGGCAAGGAATCAAAGTCTTCATGGAAAGAACTGACTTGCTGGGTCTACAGGCTATATCTCTGCTAA
- the LOC103702864 gene encoding nuclear transcription factor Y subunit B-like isoform X2: protein MAEAPASPGGGGGGSHDSGGEQSPRSTVREQDRFLPIANISRIMKKALPANAKIAKDAKETVQECVSEFISFITSEASDKCQREKRKTINGDDLLWAMATLGFEDYIEPLKLYLQKYREMEGDSKLSAKGGDSSARTDAAGPQAGNQPDGSTRIFYSRNELYATSVIGKESKSSWKELTCWVYRLYLC, encoded by the exons ATGGCGGAGGCACCGGCGAGccccggcggcggcggtggaggaAGCCACGATAGCGGCGGCGAGCAGAGCCCCCGATCCACCGTCCGCGAGCAGGATCGCTTCCTCCCCATCGCCAACATCAGCCGCATCATGAAGAAGGCCCTCCCCGCCAACGCCAAGATCGCCAAGGACGCCAAGGAGACCGTCCAGGAGTGCGTCTCCGAGTTCATCAGCTTCATTACCAGCGA AGCGAGCGATAAGTGccagagggagaagaggaagacgatCAATGGCGATGATTTGCTCTGGGCGATGGCGACGTTGGGATTCGAAGATTACATCGAGCCGCTGAAGTTGTACCTACAGAAATATAGAGAG ATGGAG GGTGATAGTAAGTTATCTGCAAAAGGTGGAGACAGCTCTGCTAGGACAGATGCAGCAGGCCCTCAAGCTGGAAATCAACCTG ATGGGTCAACAAGGATCTTTTACTCAAGGAATGAACTATATGCAACCTCAG TAATTGGCAAGGAATCAAAGTCTTCATGGAAAGAACTGACTTGCTGGGTCTACAGGCTATATCTCTGCTAA
- the LOC103702864 gene encoding nuclear transcription factor Y subunit B-like isoform X12 produces MAEAPASPGGGGGGSHDSGGEQSPRSTVREQDRFLPIANISRIMKKALPANAKIAKDAKETVQECVSEFISFITSEASDKCQREKRKTINGDDLLWAMATLGFEDYIEPLKLYLQKYREMEGDSKLSAKGGDSSARTDAAGPQAGNQPGTSTQGVSQMGQQGSFTQGMNYMQPQ; encoded by the exons ATGGCGGAGGCACCGGCGAGccccggcggcggcggtggaggaAGCCACGATAGCGGCGGCGAGCAGAGCCCCCGATCCACCGTCCGCGAGCAGGATCGCTTCCTCCCCATCGCCAACATCAGCCGCATCATGAAGAAGGCCCTCCCCGCCAACGCCAAGATCGCCAAGGACGCCAAGGAGACCGTCCAGGAGTGCGTCTCCGAGTTCATCAGCTTCATTACCAGCGA AGCGAGCGATAAGTGccagagggagaagaggaagacgatCAATGGCGATGATTTGCTCTGGGCGATGGCGACGTTGGGATTCGAAGATTACATCGAGCCGCTGAAGTTGTACCTACAGAAATATAGAGAG ATGGAG GGTGATAGTAAGTTATCTGCAAAAGGTGGAGACAGCTCTGCTAGGACAGATGCAGCAGGCCCTCAAGCTGGAAATCAACCTGGTACAAGTACCCAAGGGGTATCA CAGATGGGTCAACAAGGATCTTTTACTCAAGGAATGAACTATATGCAACCTCAG TAA